In the genome of Engraulis encrasicolus isolate BLACKSEA-1 chromosome 21, IST_EnEncr_1.0, whole genome shotgun sequence, the window gcgagagagagagagagagagagagagagagagagagagagagagagagagagagagagagagagagagagagagaaggggtgtggaggcaagaagatagagatagagacagcttGGCTGGAGCCTTTTGGCCATTAACACTGCCTGACATTTGGCAGCCTCAGAGCAAGCCCATTCCTTACTTGTACTCTCAGATAGTCTAATGCCACCAATGCTACCATACACAATGTGTAAAACATGCAATGtgtcaaaaaaagaaagagaaaagaaagaaaaaaagaaagaaaagttctGAACTAacagactatttttttttttagcaaagatCTCAACTCAGGATATAACCCATGAATAATCTACTGTTAAAAATgcttaatcattattattattattattattattattattattaggacaTTTATCAAGAAATTAGGACTTTTATTAGAACATTTCATTCACTTACATCACAGTTCCATAGAACACCTGAACAAAAGTTCTTTCATATGATGATGTCATATTGGATACTCCAAATGGAATTCTCAGAATAGAATTTTTGTAGCCTGTGTAGCAAAAGTAATCATTAGTAAACTGAAATGAAATCAGGACCTGCCAAAAAGATAAGCTAAAACTTTTAAATGTCAGAATAATGGCAGAGCGTCCAAAACGAGGTAAAATGCGTACCAACAGTGGCTCCGAGGCGCCATCTACAGTAAGTGAAGGAAAATTACAATTGTTTTAGGTACAGTAGTTGTCTGtaaaaacatttggattgtaaAGCTATTTAATATTTTGCTATTTTGCTATTTTGCTATCAAATATTAAGGCAAAGAAGAGAAAGACTGGAATTGCAGGACAGTCTCAGGAACAGTCTGTGGAGCAGTTTGAGGAGTATCCATCAATAAGCATTGATTCTCTACCACCAGAGCTGGTGAGCCTATTTTAAATGTCATAAGCCCAAAAACTGAAGACAAAATAAGTATAGGCCTTATAACTACTGTAGTCAAAATAGAGCATGAATATAGCCAACATTCATACAACAATTTTTGCTATAATGATGACATAGATCATTGCCAAAaatagaaagagtgtgtgtgtgtgtgtgtgtgtgtgtgtgtgtgtgtgtgtgtgtgtgtgtgtgtgtgtgtgtgtgtgtgtgtgtgtgtgtgtgtgtgtgtgtgtgtgtgtgtgtgtgtgtgtgtgtgtgtgtgtgtttgtgtgtgtgtgtgtgagagagagagacagagagacagcattGAGTGCTCGATTGATTGACTGACAATAACAGTGATAGGAATAAGTAACAGTTAGTAGTAGTGATTGCATCTCTGGTGTAggcctggatttttttttttctatcagCAATTTTTTTATCACTTGGTTTTAATCATAAGCTGTGTCCGATTTAAGAGAAGGTTGACAATTTCATTGCATGCTTCATGGAATTGTATGTGCCCAACAAACTCTGCTCGTCTCTTTGTACCCTGCCCTCTGTTCACTTCAGGTGGAAGAAATCCTTTCCTGGGTGTCGGCCCGTGATGTAATTTCCTTCGGCGCGACCTGCACTGCGTTCTACCAGCTGAGCCTCAGTTCGATCCTGTGGAAGAATCTGTATCAGCACAAAGCCTCCGGAAGACTTCCTGTAACCGATGGCTCCGGCGCCGGCAACAGCGTCAACTGGAAGCGCATGGCCATCTTTAAATGTAAGAGGGCACAAGAATCAATCTCAGGTTTTACACACTACTCAGGTCTCGGAATTCCTTTGTAGGTCAATTTCAGGGAAACGATTACTTTGCTTTAGTAACTCCTACAATTATATCTTGGGCCATCTTCTTCCTGGTATACAgtaaaaaagcagtgttaattcaatgctCAGGGAGTACTTTGGGGGAAACTACACCCTAcaggatgttaaatcaactctctaagtgttgaaataacaataCATGAAGGAAAAAACAAATGTTTGGCCTGAAACAAGTGAAGAACCTTTCAGTCATAGGTATAATACAGACTGAGGGCTGGTTGTTTGAAGTAAAAACAGTAGGCAGGCCTCACCTATTTATTTTGGACTTGACCCATGTTATGGGTTGGGAATCATACTACCCATATTATGATTTCTGGTGCAGACTCTGTTTTTACTTCTCTGAATCTTTGGCCACCTGTGAATACAAAAATCTGTTAACACGCTGAAGGGTGCCACTAAACTCGGATTTACAGACAACAAGAACACTTGCCTCACCACACTAGACCTACGTTTaacaataatataggcctaaaataacTTTGATAATACCCCTTTGATTTGCAAGAATTTTTCCCAGTCATTCTAGAATGCTACatgaacattctacagctcccatagaccaTAATGTGAAAAGTACTGCAAGGTATTTATGACATCACAGGGAGAACTCAAATGTGAACTCAAGCCCTACTGCACTAGtgtactaccagagagagtagagagagagaggttccattggcccattgtttctgggttctattattgcaaggtggagggggggaaatcccccttcaggcagacctaggcagacctaaggactgttctattcaatgctaggagcattatgacacgcccctttaggcagaccggaacctggtcacattaggtgcctatagaaacctattatgttggcatatctctataaaagaatctctggtactactCTACTAATAGAGTTATGCATATGAACCTAAGATCATTTCAGCCTTAGAGGCAGCAGCCCCCTTAGACCACCTACGCCACgaccaaagattttcaatataaTATGGTAGCCAAGATAAAGCATAGGGCTACCACGTGTTGCctgtgcaacaaagtgggatcaagtcaGGTCTTCTTAATGGGGGTGGCTCTTCATTGAACTCCATTTATTATGAACCCccgctggtctcctaaaggggcatggcagccATATGGTTATTAGAACTTCTGACAAATTGATTCTGGAAGAATCTCCTTATGAGCCATCTTGTGTTTATCAATCATCTCTGGTCGACTCTGTTTCTGATGATGAACCCTGTGATTCCTCTTCCTTCACaaacatcctttctctctctctacctccacagATACCCAGTACCTGTAGCTGCAGCGGCTGGCAGCTTATAACATTATGTCATAGTCTACTTCACTAAGAGTGTCATGTATTTTAACTCCAAATCATCCATCCTTGCTCTACCTCCACAGATACCCAGTCCCTGTACCTGCAGCGACTGAGCGGCGGCGGTGCCAACCGGGGCAGTTTCAGCTGGAACCGCAGCGGCGGCGGACAGCTGGTGTCCCGTGCCGTGGTGCCCCCCACCGCCCTGGGCTTCCTGCGCGCCCAGCCCACCCGCGACCACCTGCTGCTCTGGGACCAGCAGAGGACCCTCTTCATGCTGCGCAACGGCGTCATGACCACGCAGCGCGGCCAGTTGGCCTGGAGGCGCGCCGCACGCTACTCCGTGCTGTGCCACAACGCCAAGGATGTGagtaggggaagggagggagagagagagagagagagagagagagagagagagggtatgtatcagtgttaatttcgtcaaccacgacgatgacgaaaatatttcgtcaacgcccctttttcccttgacgatgacgagacgatgacgcactaaaaattgcctcaagcaaatcaaaatatgacgaaaataaaaaaaatattttcgtcaaggagactaagacgagacgaaatttacaagccatggacgaatggacattaaaaatatataattatttataattaatttgtaatttgtaattgtaatataggcctaagtgtcttgaacttcataggtgattgcgcgctcacgctgtgttgcctcgcttctgctggcagccaatgcatggcgcgggccggctcagtcagtagttctgtagcctagttcagtgtgtccatttaagttgagtttaggtcctaaaacattcccagagaaagagaaacgttcgttgtctgttatttttttgtaatgtttgctatatttgttgtttaaccatatgagtaggcagcaagcaaatcatgaaggtcggatttgtgaatttatttaaatcagtcaccgcgggagcgcgcgccagcagggggaaagtgggcctgtctaaagtaacagaggcacggctactgtagcctagttttgaaaagaatcaatacattggcgatcgctaaggagttttaaactgttgagatttgaaacttgttctcgtcgagagcaacgctaaaagacccaaggaagtcgacagcatttccgtgcgtcttcagcgtcttcctaagttccgaaaactctttccaggtcatgcttatcgagcctcgacacccccgacaaacaaaacagcattagtgtttaaatatttgtatgtgcgtgtcctttctatcgtccagtctgcatacccctgcctaactatttttcctgggacttttgcagggcatacgaagtgtgctcgcgcaatctatttaagcctattccacacatgccgcacgagtcattatcgttctctgctcgcattgccaattgaaaacaaaaaccgctaacttgcatagtctaacatcagcagtattttatctgactcgtggtcatcgggaagccactatcagggagacttcttgaacttcatgcagacttgggatgtctggtcttcccactgccggcaatctgcaggctttaagtcccgcggtcaggtgaagaagagcatgtagcgtcctccgtgatcaaactcaaaatgaaatataatatgcagcagcttctaatgcacgagagagagagagagagagagagagagagagagagagaagagaggagagagagagaagagaggagagagagaggggagagagagagagagagagcgcagcctgcacctggatgtgtgtgtgtgtgtgtgtgtgtgtgtgtgtgtgtgtgtgtgtgtgtgtgtgtgtgtgtgtgtgtgatgctcttttgctctatgatgttgaaattgctgatttgggttttggtggaaaatgaccaattgtaacaaggtgaatatttgctgcaataggcaatattagtaatactttgtgaaataacaatagccattgtaggttatttattttacacaatattgactaaaatgactaaaaattgaaatgttgactaaaatttgaaatgttgactaaaatgactaaaatgactaaaatttgactatgactaaaattgattttcgtcattttgactaagactaagactaaattgggaaggcaatgactaaaatatgactaagactaaaattgattttcgtcattgtgactaagactaagactaaatcaaaaaaagctgacgaaattaacactggtatgtatatgtatatgtgtatgtgcatgtgtatgtgtgtgtgtgcgtgtgactgatcTTGTCTTATCCTGCAATCAaggatgggtgtgtgcgtgtatgcatgcatgcgtgcgtgcgtatgtgtgtgtttcccgaGACTGTGAGGCACTCACTCCCTTTTGCATATTTATGACACACTCTTTGCACTCGAACTGTAATTTTTTAAGTTACCTGAGCTACGATTCATACAAGGCTTACAATCCATTTTGACAATGCATGCTTCAATAATTGACTAAGTGTGTGCGCCCGAGGTCGGACCACTTTACCCTTTACTGAATAAGGAAATGGCTCATTAAGGACACGACATATCCATTTCCTCTAATACTCTGCAGCTGTTAAAATGTTTAATAGGCCATGGCCTTTTTTATGACAGAGAGTTAGAAAGCAAAAGAGTGACTTTCTACTTACTCAGTAAGAGGCTTTTCAGCTGCAGGCTGCTAGCTGCCATACACATCAACAGTTGACAAATATGGATGTTAATTATAAGAGTACAGTAGCAGATTGTTATGTTCCAAAGCACTTACACAAACAGTCTAACCACTTAAGCTACATGTAGCAGAATAAGCTCttaacttttacattacatttagcagacgcttttgaccaaaggaCATTCAAgtaagtacagagtaaggggtcaggGCAGAGTATAGTAAAACTATTATTTGTTTTGGGCAGTAAGGAAAGAAGTCTAAAAACacaccatggcctaatggttagggagatggtcctacgatcagagggttgcaggttcgtatcccaccctaacctcttcctacacctccatccatagctgaagggacccttgagcaagacacttaaccccacattgctccagggcctgtaatcaataccctgtaaatagctgTGAGTCGCGTTGCATAAAAGCGtcagtgaagtgtaatgtaatgtctgtttgcttgttgtcAACAGTTTGCCGTGGACCCCCGCCCCGACGTGTCCCACCGCGGCTACGTCTACGTGCTGGTGAACCGTATGGACAGCCTGCCCGCCCCCAACGCGGCGGCCGGGCCCTCGGGCGCCATCGTCCCCATGCCCCCGCCTCCCCAGGCCCAGCGCTGCGACTGCGTGGAGGTCTACCAGCAGGACAACGGCCTCCGGGTCTTCCGCATGACCTTCCACTTCTCCCTGACCTTCACCCAGATCCGCCTGACCGGCTCCGAGTTCAACCGgaccctgctgctgctgacaggTGGGTGGGCCAGCGCTCTTGACCGCAGTGTTGCTCGACCAATGAGAGTACAGTACATTGTGCAAGACCAGCAGAAGTCTACAGTCTAAGCCTCTAGTGTTCATTTGGTATTAGTGGATTTATCTTACTTTTTTTGCCTTAGTATGAAGATTATCGTTCATTCAGGTCATGTTAGTCAAAAGAGATTAGCTGCAGGGACATGAAGTCCTTCAAATCTATAAAAGTTGCCCAGTCCAAGTGCCTACAGCAACACTCTTTTGACTGTAAAGAGGGATTTACAACTGAACGTGGAACTTTTGTATGAAACACAGTATATAGCAGTACATTGATGTAATAGGTTTGTTTCATCATTTCTATGGTGGATGACTCAGAAAATGTCTGTATGATATTCTTGAAATTCTTTCTTAGCCCTTTATTCCAGCGATTccattcactatttgttgaaaaagcttaactacatcctaccaacattgctatgacattacagaaagtcctaagtaacagattaagacttggtcattaccatttcggTGACAATAAGCTTATACCAATGCCTCTGCATGAAAGAGGTAGCCCCTTAAAGCACGCCGTacttcctgtggcacgctgtaatagacattgaaagttaactactataacagtttttttgtttttgtaggcCTGCTCCTTTTCTTActtttgtcattgtcatttttcTGTGTGTCAGACACTGGCAAGGTGTACGCGCTGTACGTGAATGAGTCTCAGCTGAGCATGCCGCGCTCCTACACGGTACAGCTGGCCCTGAAGAAGATCAGCAGCTCCCTGCCCAACGTGCCCATCAGGCACCTGCAGACCGGATACAACAGCGTCGTCTACCTCACAAGTATGGCCGACTCACAAGACCACTCGACTCGCAACACCCACTCTTTACATCTTACTACATATACACTAGACATGCATAATCGTAGCCTAGTAGTTCACAACAGCGTCGTCTACCTCACGAGTATGGCCGACTCACAAGACCACTCACAACACCCACTCTTTTACATCTTACTACATATACACTTGACATGGATAATCGTAGTCCATTTCACAACAGCATCGTCTACCTCACAAGTATGGCCGACTCACAAGACCACTCGCAACACCCACTCCTTACATCTcactacatgtactgtacatacactagACATGTCACCACATACACTACACTAGACATAATCGTAGTCCATTTCACAACAGCGTTGTCTACCTCACAAGTATGGCCAACTCACAAGACCACTCGAGTAACAACACCCACTCTTTTACATCTTACTATACCATTCAACAGACATGTATAATCGTAGTCCATTTCTCAACCGCATCGCAAATACCAAATACATGTTATGTGTTTTCATCATTTTGATTTAAGACTCATCCTGtccccttttttccattatctcctGTTTCAGATGAGGGTGGTGTGTACATCGAGGTGCACGCAGCTGGGGTCTACCGCCAGCTGTTTGGCTCCAACGCCGGCTTTGATCCTCATGACGTCCATgcccccctgcctctctccatccccaataAGGTAGGCCTATCTAATCCACCGCCAACTCACCTTAATCATGTTAGCCTGATCTTACCATGACCTCATGTTCATTTTGTACAGAGGGTCTCGGCCCGCATAATTCAATACCGCTGCACTGTTTGAAACAATTAGATCTGATTTTAAAAGCTTACGGAGGACCAAGGCCTGGATTGACTTATATAGGCAAGACCAAGTGCCTACATGCACTGTCTATGATATTACCCTGATCTTACCATGACCTCATGTTCATTTTGTATAGAGTCTCTGACTCTGAACCTGTATAATTTAACATTGGTGAACTCTATTGAAGTTTGAAACAATTTGATCTGACTTTAAAAGCTTACGGACGCCCAAGGCCAGGCTAGACTTACATAGGCAAGatcaagtgcatgcatgcactgtcTATGGTACATGTCTAATAGCTGTAACCCTATAGtattctagcctgggaactcccatactgcctttagttctacacaatcgtttcgatctgaaagacacacgtgattaggtctggtggtaaccaggcaaataATATTTCACACGGCCTTCCAATGCCAATATCAAGACTTTTATGGCCAATATCAGTAAGGAATGTGTTCCTTTTGCTTTCGGGATCTGAGTTGGAAGTAAAAAAGATGATGTCACATCTGCAAAATACACTGAGATGAGAAAAAAAGTTGAATTTCAGTGCTCCGTTTTCCAAGTGAGCAACTCGAGGCTTTTGTGTTGCTGTGAGATATTTGCTCGGTTGTCTTAGAGACGGAGAAGGGCATTTCATCACCTTTGGCTACAGCACTTGGAGCACAGCTCAGTCACCAGCGCTAAATGGAGCACACTGTAACGAAACAGAAAAAAACTAATCTATGAAAAATATAACACAACTGAGATTGATGTTTGAAATCAAAATGGATCTGTCTTGTAGGATTATACCAACTACAATTCTGAACATTTGATATTGAAGGATTAAGTAGGATTAAGGTGACAGTCAGTTAGTTTGATCATGTCATATACATCACTGCGGTTACTGTTCAGATGTCTACTGGTATACAGTAGCTCATTTCTTGTTTCTCTTCTGTCATCTCTCTTCTATAACTACAAAGAGGAAAGAGCATTTGATGTGATTTTAGACATCAAAAATGAATTTGACACTGAAGAATTAAGTCAAAATTCAGTTTGTGCGATCAAGTATGGCCATATGGTCGTATAAAccaatgtttctcaaccttttttcaggcgagacaccctttcaattcatgaaaaatgtcaaggcaccccaaaccaacaagccgtaacatggcatcgcatccgatatcacacaagattagaaaagtaacacatttggagacgtcacacgacctacgttcgaagttgcagctgactggggcaacctatttactttattgtgcgcaaatggcagatgaaagattccactgactagcattaactaatcaatttagacaaatatgtattatattacagaatttatttatcagccacatttccgcggcacccctgaggggggcccacggcaccccagggtgccccggcacccctgttgagaaacactggtataaacTACAGTGTTTATGTGTTAGATGTTTcatgtctccccccctctctctcctcaggttGTGAAGTGCTCTGTGGGCCAGACCCACCTGTGCCTGGTGGATGAGAGCGGACGCCTCTACATGCAGGGCTGCAACCGCTACGGGCAGCTCGGCACCGGGGACAAGATCGACCGCGGAGAGCCTACTATGGTGAGCTAGggttcacggtgtgtgtgtgtgtgtgtgtgtgtgtgtgtgtgtgtgtgtgtgtgtgtgtgtgtgtgtgtgtgtgtgtgtgtgtgtgtgtgtgtgtgtgtgtgtgtgtgtgtgtgtgtgagtgagtgagtgagtgagtgagtgagtgagtgagtgagtgagtgagtgagtgagtgagtgagtgagtgagtgagtgagtgagtgagtgagtgagtgagtgagtgagtgagtgagtgagtgagtgagtgtgtgtacagtacatcatactgtaacaacattgctatgacagtacagacaggggcggttccagacatttattcttggggtggcaaaggggtggcgaagtgtatttcaggggggcatgctcctacactaagggaaaattataaacactatataatcgacacacacacttatgtgatacaatGAATCCCTTAAaatgaaaccctgcaacctaaagttctatgtctgaaatgatgtcaagcattaaggctattggtcacaatcagggctcttaattggggtggcaaatcatatttctgggggggcaaatgccaccccctgccaccccttagaaccgcccctgagtacagagagccttaagtaacagattaagacatagccattacaattttggtgacagtaagtttataacaaaggttctgcgctaaggggttaattaatcTTAACCTTGTGCTATCAGTGATTGAAGGCCTATGAATGACCTCTTCCATCCCTTGTGCCTAACCCCCTGTAGGTGGCACTGTCCCTGGCCCTGGTGGACGTGTTCTGTGGCCTGAACCACTCCCTGGCCCTGCTCCAGGAGGAGGGCGGCAGCAGGGAGGTCCACGGCTGTGGATGCGGCGCAGGAGGACGCCTGCCTGGATGCCCCGACGGCAGCGCCGTCTTCATCAAGCTCCGTGTGCGGGTAAGGGAGAGAAATACAATCAttatggcccagccgtggctctattggctgggcactggtttgctacaccggcgacccgtgTTCTAGTCCGGCCTGAGTCATTTGCCGAGCCCTCCTTGTCTCTCTGCCCCCAGTCACTTCCTGTCACCCTTTAACTATCCGGTCAGAAAAATAAAggcccacccccccaaaaacccaTTATACCCACTAGCCTGCAATTTTGTCAGAGGATTTCCTTATCTATCAACGGTGattctacacagtacattttgcagtgttaattcaacacaataTAGGACCAACTAAAAGCGTCGACTCTAAGTGTTCAACTTGTGCAGCAAAATGTAGGCAACTGAGTTAAAGAGCCACATAGCTGTAGGGTTTAGTACATTTACGGAATTTAAGGTGAACAGGGCATCAACAACCGGATTTGTTACCCTGGAGGTGTtagcagagacgttcttaatgcagaatCTTTGGTGTTAGGCAGGACGTGCTACCCTGGACGACTTAGGTGAACAGGCTACCGTGCCGGGCAACTGAGGTTAAGTGCCTGGGCCAGGGTCATAGGTGACTGACACTGGGATGACATTTTTGGAACCATATGGTGTTGTTTCAGAAATAAGGCAGCGTGAAAAGTGCACATACCAAGCACACTTCAACATTGGACCAATGCGTAAAAGCAAGCCTTAGGATAGGGTCAAAAATGGATCTGCACACTTACGAAATGACCGGAACAAAGCACACACATTCATCTACATCATTAGAGAGGGACCACATGGATGCTAGACTTCTTTTTCCTATTATgcttttcattatttatttttctattatGATGCTCCTGTGAAATCATTGAGCCCTGCATAAACATACAGTATCTCATCGGCCCctcactataataataataatggtagtaataatataataacatctaccctctctctctctctctctctctctctctctctctctctcgctctctctctctctctctctctctctctctctctctctctctctctctctctctctctctctctctctctgtctctctttccccctggGGAGGTGATTTTAAATGTTTAGTTGATGGGAGTGGGGGGTACCATTCACAGGGGATCGTAAGTGAAGGCTGTTTTGGTTGTAAGATGACTTACAAATGGTTCAATAAATgagtgttaaatctctctctctctctgtctgtaaccCCAGGTGTCCCGCAGCACGCGCTCCATCTGCGCCTCCAAGGACTGCCTCTACCTGCTCTCCAGCC includes:
- the LOC134437291 gene encoding F-box only protein 24-like, with translation MAERPKRGKMRTNSGSEAPSTAKKRKTGIAGQSQEQSVEQFEEYPSISIDSLPPELVEEILSWVSARDVISFGATCTAFYQLSLSSILWKNLYQHKASGRLPVTDGSGAGNSVNWKRMAIFKYTQSLYLQRLSGGGANRGSFSWNRSGGGQLVSRAVVPPTALGFLRAQPTRDHLLLWDQQRTLFMLRNGVMTTQRGQLAWRRAARYSVLCHNAKDFAVDPRPDVSHRGYVYVLVNRMDSLPAPNAAAGPSGAIVPMPPPPQAQRCDCVEVYQQDNGLRVFRMTFHFSLTFTQIRLTGSEFNRTLLLLTDTGKVYALYVNESQLSMPRSYTVQLALKKISSSLPNVPIRHLQTGYNSVVYLTNEGGVYIEVHAAGVYRQLFGSNAGFDPHDVHAPLPLSIPNKVVKCSVGQTHLCLVDESGRLYMQGCNRYGQLGTGDKIDRGEPTMVALSLALVDVFCGLNHSLALLQEEGGSREVHGCGCGAGGRLPGCPDGSAVFIKLRVRVSRSTRSICASKDCLYLLSSHDIEEPPITCPPSAAQQEQEEAMDQEGGGGRGREGHNKALPETPEERERLRSNLSLLQDCGNMQEQLDMLQDTIQTHMTLSSTHRDFLDQAISTIRRATPTSANASSSTTNMY